A genomic region of Cygnus atratus isolate AKBS03 ecotype Queensland, Australia chromosome 13, CAtr_DNAZoo_HiC_assembly, whole genome shotgun sequence contains the following coding sequences:
- the CD40LG gene encoding CD40 ligand, producing the protein MNEAYSSAAPRSMSSTSPSTMKMFMCFLAVFMLVQTIGTVLFCLYLHMKMDKMEEALSLNEDYIFLRKVQKCQTAEGQKSTLLDCEKILKGFKDLQYKDGAANKEWPKFEMQRGHEHPHSKSRNETSVAAEKRQPIAAHLAGQRSSKAVPVLEWKTTSYAPMNSLISYHEGKLKVEKAGLYYIYAQVSFCTKAAASAPFTLYIYLYLPMEEDRLLLKGLNTHSTSTAVCDLQSIREGGVFELREGDMIFVNVTDSTIVNYSHGSTYFGIFKL; encoded by the exons ATGAATGAAGCCTACAGCTCTGCTGCACCCCGGTCCATGAGCAGCACCTCTCCCAGCACCATGAAAATGTTCATGTGCTTCCTCGCTGTATTTATGTTAGTACAGACGATCGGGACTGTACTCTTCTGTTTGTATCTTCACATGAAGATGGATAAG ATGGAAGAGGCGTTGAGCTTAAATGAAGACTACATCTTCCTGAGGAAAGTACAGAAATGTCAAACAGCAGAAGGTCAGAAGTCGACGTTATTGGACTGtgaaaaaattttaaaaggcttCAAGGACCTCCAGTACAAG gATGGGGCAGCCAACAAGGAGTGGCCAAAGTTTGAAATGCAAAGAG GCCACGAGCACCCCCACTCGAAGAGCAGGAATGAGACATCTGTGGCAG CCGAGAAGAGGCAGCCGATTGCAGCCCAcctggcagggcagaggagcagcaaggCGGTGCCAG TGCTAGAGTGGAAGACGACGAGCTACGCCCCAATGAACAGCTTGATATCCTACCACGAGGGGAAGCTGAAGGTGGAGAAGGCAGGGCTCTACTACATCTACGCACAAGTCAGCTTCTGCACCAAGGCAGCGGCTTCGGCACCGTTTACCCTCTATATTTATTTGTACCTCCCCATGGAAGAGGACCGGCTCTTGCTGAAGGGACTCAACACGCACAGCACGTCCACGGCTGTTTGTGACCTCCAGTCCATCCGGGAGGGAGGTGTCTTTGAGCTCCGGGAGGGCGACATGATCTTTGTCAACGTGACAGACTCAACGATAGTGAACTACAGCCATGGCAGCACCTACTTTGGCATCTTCAAGCTGTAG